The genome window GGATTTCCCTTTTTTGTTCCGGCTTTTATTAAAATTAATACGTTTTATATCTATGGTACAATTGCTCCCGATGGTTCAACGGTGCAGCATCGTTTAAATGATCAAATGCTCCATCCTAATTTTCCCGTTCCGTTACAAATTATGGGAGCCGACTTAAAATTTGTCGATATTTCGGTGGGTAATTCGATTAATATTAATGATGAAATTACTGTAGAAACAGCGTTATTAAACCATCCCGGTGAGGCGGTGGGGTATCGAGTGAACTGGCGAAACTATTCAGCGGCTTATGTCTCGGATACAGAACATTTTCCTGATCACTTAGATGAAAATGTGTTATTTTTAGCTCGGAATGCTGATGTTTTAATTTACGATGCTACCTACACGGATGAAGAATATCATGCCGAAAAAACCAGTAAGGTAGGTTGGGGACATTCCACTTGGCAAGAAGCTGTTAAAATCGCTAAAGCCGCCAAGGTAAAACGGTTAGTGATTTTTCATCATGATCCCCTTCATAATGATGATTTTATGGATAAAATTGGCGAACAAGTCGCCGAACAGTTCCCCAATAGTTTAATCGCACGGGAAGGATTATCGATTCAGTTAAGTTCTCCCTTGAATGTCATCAATCCTACACAAGTACAAGCCGTTACCCGAAATTTGTAAGGGTTTCACCATATTTTTTAATCCGGGCGATCGCAGAAATCCAAATTATGTCAAAATGTGAAGCGTGTGGATAACATCATCGCTTGATACCGTATTAACGCCCACTGCCATTGCTTTGGGAAACTTTGATGGCTTACATCGTGGCCATCAACAGGTGATTCAGCCGATTTTAAAGCGACACTCACCTTTAGATTCCCGACAACGGACAGAGATGCTTTTAACGAACCCCGTCACCCTGTTGACGTGGGATAGAGGGCTGTTGGATAACAATTTAGAAGAATCTCAACCCTGTTATAGTACAGTGGTCACGTTTCATCCCCATCCTCAAGAATTTTTTACAGGTCAACCCAAAAAGTTACTCACCCCCTTAGATGAAAAAGCGGAATGGTTAAAAAAAATGGGGGTAGAACAATGGGTGTTGTTACCGTTTGATGAACAAATGGCAACCTTAAGTCCGAGGGAATTTGTTGAAAGAATTTTAATTCAAAAATTGCAACCCCGTTGTATTAGTGTAGGATTTGATTTCCACTTTGGAAAAAAGCGAACGGGAACAGTAAAGGATTTAGAAAAAATTGCCGGACATCACGGAATTAAAGTTAAAACAGTTCCTTTATATTTATGTGAAAATGGCGAACGGATTAGCAGTTCAGAAATTCGCACGTCTTTAGAAAAGGGTGCAATTCATCGCGCCAATCAATTATTAGGAAGATCCTATCATTTGGTCGGTTCAGTGGTTCAAGGTCAACAGTTAGGACGAACTATTGGATTTCCGACTGCTAATTTACACATCCCCCCAGAAAAATTCCTCCCTCGGTATGGGGTTTATGCGGTGAAAGTCTCAGAAACAGAAAATAATGCTAATTTGGGGTTGGTAAATCATCCGGCGGTGATGAATATTGGCTGTCGTCCAACGGTCGCAGGTCAAAGCGTCACTGTCGAGGTTCATTTATTAAATTGGTCAGGAGATTTATATGGAAAAACCTTAAAGGTTAGCCTGGAAGAATTCTTGCGACCGGAACAGAAATTTGCCTGTTTAGATGATCTTAAAACTCAAATTAAGGCGGATTGTTTACAAGCCAAGGAGATACTAGACCCAACGTAGAGACGAGCCACGGCGCGTCTCTCTCTCTCTTTCACCCAGGATTATAATTAACACCATTGCATTTTGTCTTACTATCAATAAAAATATCCCATGAAACAAAGAATTGAACATCTAAAACACAATTTAAGCCGGACAATTGTAGGGAAAGAAGATGCCATTCGGTTAACCTTAGTCGCCCTATTAGCGGGAGGTCATGCGTTATTAGAAGATGTACCCGGCGTGGGAAAAACCTTATTAGCAAAATCCCTCGCTCGTTCCATTGCGGGACAATTTCAACGCATTCAATGTACACCGGATTTATTACCCACAGATATCACCGGGACGAATATTTGGAACCCCCGCACGGGAGAGTTTGAATTTCTCCCAGGGCCAATTTTTACTAATATTTTATTAACCGATGAAATTAACCGAGCGACGCCTCGAACTCAGTCCGCCTTATTAGAAGTAATGGAAGAACGACAAGTCACCGTTGATGGAGTTTCTCGGTTAGTTCCTAAACCCTTTTTTGTGATAGCAACTCAAAACCCGATTGAATATCAAGGGACGTTTCCCTTACCGGAAGCGCAAATGGATCGATTTTTATTATCCTTAACATTAGGATATCCCAGCGAAGGGGAAGAATTGCAAATGTTACAACGATTATCAGATGGGGTAACGGTAGATGATTTAGAACCTTGTATTTCTCAGGATGAAGTTTTGGAACTGCAAAATTGGTGTCATCAAGTTAAGATAGAAACCTCCTTACAACAGTATATTCTAAATTTAGTTAGAGCGACAAGAGAATCAGATGAAATCACATTAGGGGTGAGTCCTCGCGGCGCTATTTCTTTACATCGAGCCACACAAGCTTTAGCTTTTTTATTAGGAAGAGATTATGGCACACCCGATGATGTGAAATATCTCGCACCTCATGTCTTATCCCATCGTTTAATTCCAGCCGGAGGAAGACGGTCAAAAACAATTATTGAACAGTTATTAAGGACAATTGCCATACCCTAGTCGTGAGCCCTTCAGGGCTCTTTAGGAAGCACCCATTCGAGTTGTAACTTCTTTAGCCTCCAAGATGCTTATTTCTTGCAGTCCTGTTAGAATAATGAGTGAGGAGCGAATGCTGTAGGAAATAATTTTGTCAGCACCCCGCTCTAAAGAGAGTGGGCTATGCGCG of Planktothrix sp. FACHB-1365 contains these proteins:
- a CDS encoding MoxR family ATPase translates to MKQRIEHLKHNLSRTIVGKEDAIRLTLVALLAGGHALLEDVPGVGKTLLAKSLARSIAGQFQRIQCTPDLLPTDITGTNIWNPRTGEFEFLPGPIFTNILLTDEINRATPRTQSALLEVMEERQVTVDGVSRLVPKPFFVIATQNPIEYQGTFPLPEAQMDRFLLSLTLGYPSEGEELQMLQRLSDGVTVDDLEPCISQDEVLELQNWCHQVKIETSLQQYILNLVRATRESDEITLGVSPRGAISLHRATQALAFLLGRDYGTPDDVKYLAPHVLSHRLIPAGGRRSKTIIEQLLRTIAIP
- a CDS encoding bifunctional riboflavin kinase/FAD synthetase, which codes for MWITSSLDTVLTPTAIALGNFDGLHRGHQQVIQPILKRHSPLDSRQRTEMLLTNPVTLLTWDRGLLDNNLEESQPCYSTVVTFHPHPQEFFTGQPKKLLTPLDEKAEWLKKMGVEQWVLLPFDEQMATLSPREFVERILIQKLQPRCISVGFDFHFGKKRTGTVKDLEKIAGHHGIKVKTVPLYLCENGERISSSEIRTSLEKGAIHRANQLLGRSYHLVGSVVQGQQLGRTIGFPTANLHIPPEKFLPRYGVYAVKVSETENNANLGLVNHPAVMNIGCRPTVAGQSVTVEVHLLNWSGDLYGKTLKVSLEEFLRPEQKFACLDDLKTQIKADCLQAKEILDPT
- a CDS encoding MBL fold metallo-hydrolase, with translation MSNLQNQFTVHFWGVRGSIACPGSETVRYGGNTPCIEMRVGTERLIFDGGTGLRVLGQSLLAQMPVTAHLFFTHYHWDHIQGFPFFVPAFIKINTFYIYGTIAPDGSTVQHRLNDQMLHPNFPVPLQIMGADLKFVDISVGNSININDEITVETALLNHPGEAVGYRVNWRNYSAAYVSDTEHFPDHLDENVLFLARNADVLIYDATYTDEEYHAEKTSKVGWGHSTWQEAVKIAKAAKVKRLVIFHHDPLHNDDFMDKIGEQVAEQFPNSLIAREGLSIQLSSPLNVINPTQVQAVTRNL